The Ketobacter alkanivorans genome includes the window CAGTGCCAACGAGCTGTTTGCGCAAGGCCAACTGATTGTAAAAGTGAAAGAGCCGGTGGCGGGGGATCTGGCGTTGCTGCAGGCGCACCACCTGCTGTTTTGTTTTCTGCATCTTGCCCCTAACCCTGCGCTGAGCCAAAGGCTGTGTGATATCGGGTTAACCGCGGTGGCATTCGAATCCGTGCAGCTGGGGCAGCGGTTGCCTTTGTTGGCACCCATGAGTGAAATTGCAGGTCGGGTGGCGGTGCAGGCGGGCGTTCATTATCTGCACCGATCCATGGGTGGAAAAGGGGTTCTGCTGGGCGGGGTTGCCGGGGCGGCTCCGGGCAAGGTTGTGGTCGTTGGTGCCGGGGTGGCAGGCCAGAACGCTGCCAGAGCGGCGGCTGCCACCGGCGCGCAAGTGGTGGCGTTTGATCGCAATGGCGATGCATTGCGCGCAATCGAGGCCATCGCCCCCAATATTACCGGTATGTATTCTTATCAGGAGGCCATTGCTCAGGCTATGGTGGATGCAGATTTGGTGGTGGGGGCGGTGTTGGTGCCGGGGGCCAGGGCTCCTCACGTGGTGTCTCGAGAGATGGTGCGGGCCATGCCCGATGGCGGCCTGATCGTGGATATATCCATTGATCAGGGCGGTTGTGTTGAGACCATCCGTGCCACCGATTATCGTGATCCGGTGTATACCGAGGAGGGTGTGTTGCATATGGGGGTGACCAATATGCCGGGCGCTGTGCCACGTACCGCTTCTGAAGCGCTCTCTGGTGCTATTTTATCCTACGTTCAGCGTTTGGGGATCGGGCAACTGCGGGAATATCCTCCATTAAGTGA containing:
- a CDS encoding alanine dehydrogenase; this translates as MARLLTIGVPKETKPMEARVALVPHAVAELVSQGFTVWVEHSAGELSGYPDAQYLAAGARIASSANELFAQGQLIVKVKEPVAGDLALLQAHHLLFCFLHLAPNPALSQRLCDIGLTAVAFESVQLGQRLPLLAPMSEIAGRVAVQAGVHYLHRSMGGKGVLLGGVAGAAPGKVVVVGAGVAGQNAARAAAATGAQVVAFDRNGDALRAIEAIAPNITGMYSYQEAIAQAMVDADLVVGAVLVPGARAPHVVSREMVRAMPDGGLIVDISIDQGGCVETIRATDYRDPVYTEEGVLHMGVTNMPGAVPRTASEALSGAILSYVQRLGIGQLREYPPLSDGINVSVGKIVLPALLE